GTTGCATCTGGGAAGTTTGCTAAGTATTCAGAATTAGCTGGATTATATGATTTTAATACTAATTTATCCTCAGCATCTACCCACTCCCCATTGATAAACATTTTAAAATTTTCTTTTTTTAATTTAGTCATATTTTTTCTCCTTTGTTTTTTATTGTAATCTTATACTACCACCGAAAGAGTACGTTTACAAAGTATCTGTTTATACTTAATTTAACACTGTTTAAATAAAGTATTATTTGGAAACATTGAAACAATAATTAATCATATATATACAAGTTGAAACCATTATTTCATAGGGAATTCTTTGATATATAGTAAGCTCTTTAGAGTTAATATTTTATTATATAAATCAATATTAAGTTTATAATTATTAGTAAAATTTAATATTAAATATTTAATATTTTTGTGTTAAATTATCTCTTTATTACTAGCATTAAAAGTGATAGAATTAATTATAAAGGGGGGATAATTATGAATAAGAAAGTTTTTATTATCTTCTTTATTATCTTCTTAAGTACCTTTATGATTATTATTTCAATCATAAATACTCATGGAGAAGACTATAAGGAATCAAATGTTAATGGAATACTAATTAAAGGCGATAAAACTAAATATAAGGTTAGATTCCTTAAAAAAATTGATGGTGATACGATTTTAGTACAATTCAACAATAAAGAATTAAAAGTTAGATATCTATTAGTTGATACTCCTGAAACAGTTAAACCAGGAGTTGAAGTTCAAAAATATGGAACTGAAGCTAGTGAATTAAACGGAAAGTTATTGTCAAACGCTAAAAACGTTGAAATTGAATTCGATGTTTTTCAAAAAGAGGATAAGTATCATAGAGCATTATGCTACGTATACGCCGATGGAAAAAGTGTTCAGGAAGAATTACTATTAGCTGGTTTAGCAGAAATTAAATATGTTAAACCACCCGATACAAGATACCTGAAAGAATATAAAAAAGCACAGAACAAGGCTAAAAGCAATAAGCGTAATCTCTGGTCTAGTGCATAGACTTAAGAATTAATATAATTACATAGTAACAACAAAAAAGCAACTCAACAATTAGATCTTTTAAAAGTCTATTGCTAAGTTGCTTTTATTTTATATTATTTTAATTTACTATTTTTGTATGAAAATGTAAAGTAAATTATCATACCTACGATTACCCAAACGATGAAGATAATCCACGTTGTTAATGTAACACTGTATAGTAGTGCTCCAAATAAAACGATAGAGATAATTGGTAATACAGGCATACCAGGTACTCTAAATCCACGTTTTAAGTCTGGGAATTTTTTGTAGAATACGATAGTTGTGTAACTTACTAATGCGAATGCAATAATTGAAGCTACGTTAGCTAGATCAGCTAAGTTTCCTAAAGGTAAGAATCCTGCTAAAACTGCTGTTAAAATTCCTAATCCCCAAGTTACAGTACTTGGTACTTTGTTTGCATTAACTTTAGTTAATCCTTTTGGTAATAATCCGTCACGAGCAATTGTATAAGTGATACGAATACCTGCATACATGAATGATAAGATACCAGCCATAAGACCGATTACCGCACCAAGAGATACAACTCCTGCTACTTTGTTTTGTCCAACTTCTTCTAACACGAACGCTAATGCATCACCAGTTCCTAGTCTGTTGTACTCTACAACTCCTGTTAATACTAAACACACAAGAATATAGAATGCTGTACAAACTACCATCGTGATAATAATTGCTTTAGGTAATGCTTTTTCCGGATTAATCGTTTCTTCTGCTGAAGTTGAAATTGCATCAAATCCTAAGTATGCAAAGAATACAGTTGTTGCAGCTAACATCACCCCAGAAAATCCTGTTGGAGCAAAGTTATTTGTCCAGTTTGTTGGTTCTACGTAAAATGCACCAACAACGATGAATAAAATTACAATACCTACTTTTGCAGCTACCATCAGGTTATTTACTAGTTTACTACTAGAAGTTCCTTTTGATAGGATGAAAGTAATTAATAATACAATAATAATCGCAGGAATATTACCATATCCACCTACTGCCGGTAGTGTATAATATTCTTTTGGAATTTCTACACCCAAACCTGCTAATAGACGTGAAAAGTAACTTGACCATCCATTCGCTACAGTTGCTGCAGTAAGAACGTATCCACCTATTAAAACCCAACCTATCGCATAAGCTACGATTTCACCAACTGATACATATAAATATGTATATGTACTACCACTTGATGGAATAGTTGAAGCCAACTCTGCATAACAAAGTGCAGCTAAACAACAAGCTAATCCTGCAATAAGGAATGAGAACACAACCGCAGGTCCTGCTTCTGCTGAAGCTTTCCCTGTTAAAACTAAAATTCCTGAACCAATAATCGCCCCAATTCCGAATAGAACTAAATCTAAAGTTTTCATCGTGGGATTCAACGTTTTATTTCTTGATTCAGCTAAAATAGAATCAATAGATTTTTTTCTAAAAACGCTCATAATTTCCTCCTAATATTAAATAAATATTCTCCCCTATTAATAATATTTATTAATTATATCACAGTTACAGATTATTTACTACTAAATACTTTACTTATGTAAGTAAAGAAAAAAGTAAACAATAAATATCCTAATAAAATAATATATTATTAAATATAACTAATCTAACAAAAGGAAGTGGATAACATATTATAAATATACATACCACTTCCTCTACAATATAATTTTTCTATATTTTGTTTTTAATATTATATTACAAAGCTTGCTCTACTGGAGTATACTCATATCCTAAATCATCTGCAACTGCTTTGAATGTTACTTTCCCGTTAGCTACGTTAACACCTGGTACTAATTCTGGGAATTTAACAACTGCTTCTTTAACTCCTAGTTTAGCAATTAGTTTAACATATTTAGCTGTTGCGTTACATAATGCATATGTTGCTGTTTCAGCTACTGCTCCAGGTATATTTGCTACTGAATAGTGTAATACTCCTTCTTCAACGAATATTGGATTATCATGACTTGTTGGACGACCTTCTGTATATTCCGTTGTACCACCTTGGTCGATAGCCACGTCCACAATAACACCACCATCAGGCATATCTTTAATCATTTCTTTAGTAACTAGTTTTGGTGCTTTAGCTCCTGGAATTAATACTGTACTAACTACTAAATCAGCAGTTTTAATTGCATTAGCAATATTTAATTTATTAGAGTAAACTGTTTCTACTTTACCACCAAAAATGTGTGATAATTCAGTTAATCGATCTAAGTTAACATCTAACATTGTTACACGTGCTCCTAATCCTGAAGCTGCTGTAGCTGCTGCAGTTCCTGCTACCCCTGCACCAATAACTACAACATGACCTGGTTGAACTCCTGGAACACCTTGTAATAATTTACCTTTACCACCTTGTACTTTGGATAAGAATCTTGTACCCTCTTGAATAGCCATTCTTCCCGCAATTTCACTCATAGGTCTTAATAATGGTAAAGTACGACCTACTTTTACAGTTTCGAAAGCAATACCGATAGTCCCTGATTCTACCATTGCTTTAGTTAATTCTGGATCTGCTGCTAAGTGTAAGTAAGTATAGATAATTAAACCTTTTCTGAAGTATTTATATTCTGATGGAATTGGTTCTTTTACTTTATAGATTAAATCTGATTTATTCCATACATCTTCTGCTTTATCTAATAAAACAGCTCCTACTTTTTCATACTCCGAATCTGAAATACCCGAAGCTAATCCAGCTCCTTTTTCTACATAAACAGTGTGCCCATCTAGTACTAATTCATGTACTACTCCCGGAATTGCAGACACTCTACTTTCGTTGTTTTTAATTTCTGTTGGTACTCCGATAATCATTTCCCTTACCTCCTAATTTTTTCTGTACTTATATATTAACACATATACCAAATTAATGAAAGCGTTTTTCTGGTGAAAGTAATGATGAAAATATTTTCCCTATTTTATTATAATTATATAAAAATAAAAACCTATAGAATAGCTATTCTTAATTTTATATTAACACTATTTTTATGAAAATAAGCATTAATTATTTTTAGAAAAGAAATCTGAAAAACAGCTGTTATATTTTCTAAGTAATTCTGTTTTAAGAGTATAACGAGATTAATTTTATTTTTAAAATTTTTAATTTATACAAAATTATTTACTAAAAGTATATACTTTTATTGAAAGCTAAAATATTTATACAAAATTAATTTTTGCTTTTCAGTTTGTTATATTTTACATTATTTAATGAAAAATATCAATTCTTGATAATACAATATACTATTATGTGATATAACTAAACTATTTATTTTTGTTAAATATTTGATATTAAAAAATATAATTAAAATTATTTCTGATATTATTTTTCTTCTTTTTATGATAGAATAATAATAGTGAAAAGAGGTATTCTCTTTTACCTAATATTCTAAAATTATTTTAAAGCTAAAAACAAATTAGTTTTTGGCTTTTTTTATTTTTCTTAGATTTTGCGCAGAAATAAAAACAATCCCCTTAAACGTTAGTTTAAAGGGCTTTGTCTTATTAACGGCTGTAGTACTCAACGATAAGTTGTTCGTTGATTTCTGGGTGTAATTCACTTCTTTCTGGAAGTCTTACTAATGATCCTTCTAATTTGTCAGCATCAAAAGTTAAGTACTCAGGTACAAAATTAGTGATTTCAACAGCTTCTTTAATGATTTCAAGGTTTCTAGATTTTTCTCTTACTGAAACTACTTGACCTGGTTTAACAGCGTAAGAAGCGATATCTACTTTTTTACCATCTACAAGAACGTGACCGTGGTTAACTAATTGTCTAGCTTGACGGTTAGTTCTAGCTAATCCTAAGCTGTATACTACAGAATCTAAACGTGTAGCAAGTAATGCCATGAAGTTTTCCCCGTGAAGACCTTGTAATTTACCAGCTTTATCGAATAATTTACGGAATTGTTTTTCGTTCATTCCGTGTAGGTAACGAAGTTTTTGTTTTTCTTGTAATTGTAAACCATACTCAGATAGTTTTTTTCTTAAGTTAGGACCGTGTTGTCCTGGTGCGTAAGGACGTTTAGCTAACTCCTTACCAGTACCGCTTAGTGAGATTCCTAAACGACGAGATTTTTTCCAAGTTGAACCTGTAAAACGAGCCATTATGTGCTCCTCCTTTTATCTTTTTGTTTTTATTTTTGTGAAAACAAAAAGCACGATTATCGTTGTTGTATATGTTATAAAACTGGAACTTCGCCTAGCAGCATAGGCTACGAGTTGCCACATTAAATAATGTATAACATAGAGGCAATAACAATTAATCCACTGCTATCATTTTACACAGAGATTAGTTTACCATTATTTTTAATAATAGTCAACTATTTTGATGTTGTATTCTTATTTTTTTTTTAATAATAACGTAATACAAAATTCTATTCACATAGATTTAGGAATTTTTTAAATGTATCAATTTCATAATCAACTTCTGGATGCCACTGTAATCCAATTAAGTTTCCTTTTTCAATTGCTTCTACAGTTCCATCGTCAGAAACTGCTGTTACTTTAAATCCTTCTGCAACTCTATTTATTGCTTGATGATGAATTGAATTAACCTCTGCTTTATCTCCATATAAACTATGTACAAATGAATTTTCTTCTATATCTATATTGTGACGAACCAAATTCTCTTTACTAGTATGATCATCTATATGCTGTTTTAAACAACCACCATGATAAATATTTAAACTTTGTAATCCACTACAGATTCCAAGTATTGGCTTATTATTCTTTTCGAAAAGCTCAATAAGTTTAAAGTCTAATTCATCCTCATATGGATCTTCAGGATATTCTAAACCTTCTAGAGGTTCTTCGCCGTAAAACTTAGGATTAATATCCCGATCTCTACCAGCAATAATTAGGCCACTACACATGGCTACAATTTCCTCAATTCCGTTTTGAGAACAAACTGGGAATAATATAAATCCAGCTTTTTCTGCTACTTCTGAAAAATAACCATTGATGTATAGACGTCTTTTTGCTATACCAGCATCTGATTGGTAATCGACACTTCTTGTTGAAATTGCAATTATTTTCATATGCAATGACCTCCTTTTTTAAATTTTATGACTATTATTATATAAATATTATAGAAAATTGTCAAGAACAGGATTTTCATGAAAATATATGAAAACTTTAAGTATATTAATAAGTTTAAATATTAAATATAATTTTTGTATCAATTTTAATTTTATAAGCTATCTTGTTTAAATATTATTAAGGATTAGTACTATTTAATTTATCTCCACTTGGTAATAGTGAACTTTTAAAATTACCATTATATCTATATATTAAATTCAGAGTATTAATCTAATGTTAAACTTCATACATTCTATTGTAAATATACTGAAAGATATGTATAATAGTAATGTGTTAAATATTAAGGAGGAATAATTGAATGAATTATTTATTGACTGTTAAATATCCTAAACAAGAAGTTATAGAGGGTGGCAAAGAGTCGGTTACCAATGTGAAAGAAAATCATGAGGATTTAACTTCAGAGGAACTTTTAGAAAAATATCAAGAGTTTCAACGCGTAGGATATGATGTCAAAGTTAACTTTGTTACTTCTGATGTATATGATGAATTCGATGTTTTTAAATTAGCAGAAATCTTAGATCTTAATGCGATTGACTATAGCGCAAAACTTAAATTTATAAATCGCTCAAATAAAGGATCTCATGATTATATCAGTAGTCTAGCAAAATTATTTGATAGATATACTTTTGATTATGATATTTCAATTAAGCTGAAGATTAACGAAAAATCAGAAATTGACTTTAAAAATGAAGATACATGGTTTGGAGAAACTCCAATTTATCAAATAAATCCAAAAATTAACGTAAAGGATGCTAAATTATTTAAAAATTTGTATGATGAGTTAAATGAAATAGCTCAAGTTAGCGCAGAAATAAAACCAAAAAAATTAGAAGAAAAAATACTATTATTATCTTTAGATAATTATCCAGAAGGAACTGAAGTTATTTTCACACTAAAAGATTCTGAGATTTATGAATAAAATATGTTAAATTAGAAACTGAGATTACAACTAAATTATAGGTAGCCTCAGTTTCTTTATTTTTTACTAACTTAATTTTGGACTTTTTACATCTCATTTGACAAAGAACAAAAAAAGACAACAGAGAAAGTTCTCTGTTGCCTTGACGTACTTTGGTATAAGACCAATATTAACGTTTTGAGAATTGAGGAGCACGTCTCGCACCACGAAGACCGTATTTTTTACGTTCTTTCATACGAGGGTCACGAGTTAGTAATCCTGCTGGTTTTAAGTCTTTACGGTATTCTGGGTTTACTTCTAGTAAAGCACGTGCAATTCCGTGACGGATTGCTTGAGCTTGTCCTGTGTATCCTCCACCGTTAACGTTAACTAAAACGTCATAGTTACCTGTAGTAGATGTAACTTCTAAAGGTTGCATTAAGTCTAATACTAATGATTCTAATGGTAAGTATTCACGCATTTCTCTGTTGTTGATAACAACTTTCCCTGTTCCAGGTACTAATCTTACACGTGCTACTGAGCTTTTACGGCGTCCTGTACCGCGATATTCTACTTGTGCCATTTAATTATTTCCTCCTATATTATCCACGTAATTCGTATTTTTCTGGTTTTTGTGCTGCGTGTGGGTGTTCAGCTCCACGGTAAACGTGAAGTTTCATTCCTTGAGCTCTACCTAAAGTATTTTTTGGTAACATACCTTTGATAGATAGTTCTAAAAGTTCTTCTGGATATTTTTCTACCATTAATCCAGCAGTTCTTTCTTTTAACCCACCTGGGTGCATTGTGTGACGACGGTAAATTTTATCAGTTAATTTTTTACCAGTTAACACAATTTTCTCAGCGTTGATAATGATTACATTATCCCCAGTATCGATGTGTGGTGTATAAGTAGGTTTGTGTTTCCCTCTTAAAATTGAAGCTACCTCTGATGATAAGCGACCTAAAGTTTGTCCTTCAGCATCGATTACATACCATTTTTTTTCTACAGTTGATGGCTTTGCCATATATGTTTGACGCATGTCTTTTTTCCTCCTAGATGTTGTTTTTAATCTGTCATAACGACTAAGTTTTCCGGGGCTTACTCGTGAAGATATATAAACAATATCATAAGTAATAATACCTTATTTACTGTTAAATGTCAAGATATTTTCTTTACTTTTATTTATATTTCTTCTCTTATTTTTTCCAGCTGGAAAATCAAAATTAAGGGCTAATCTAAAATTAGATATTCTCAATTTATTTCGCCCTTAATTTATGTAAATTTAAAACTTTTTATTTGATTGTTTCTAATGCAGCTTTTACTCTAGATGCTACTCTTTCTTTACCTAGTAATTCTAAGCTTGTGTTTAATTCTGGACCATGCATTGATCCTGTTGAAGCTATACGGATTGGCATGAATAAGTTTTTACCTTTTACTCCAGTATCTTTTTGAATAGCTTTGATTAAAGCTTTGATGTTATCAGCAGTAAATTCTTCTACTTCTTCAACTTTTGTTAAGAAATCTTCGAATACTGTTGCTGTTGTTTCTTGTCTTAGAATTTCTAATTCTTCTTCATCAAATTTAACTTCTTCAACGAAGAATTGCTTTGTTAATTCTACGATTTCAGCACCATAACTCATTTGTGGTTGATATAATGAAATTAATTTTTCAAACCAAGCTTTATTATCTTCTACTTCTTCAGCAGTTGCAACACCTTCTTTTACGAAGAATGGTAATGATAAGTCTACGATTCTTTCTAAAGGTTGTGCTTTGATATATTGGTTATTGATCCAAGTTAGTTTGTTATTATCGAAGAATGCTGGTGATTTACTTAAGCGTTTTTCATCAAAGATTTTAACAAATTCTTCTTTAGTGAAAATTTCTTGTTCACCTTCTGGAGACCATCCTAATAATGTAATGAAGTTGAATAATGCTTCTGGAAGGTATCCTAATTCATCATATTGTTCGATGAATTGAATGATTGTTTCATCACGTTTAGATAATTTTTTCTTGTTTTCATTTACGATTAGAGTCATGTGACCAAATCTTGGTGGTTCAAATCCTAATGCTTCATATACAACAAGTTGTTTTGGTGTATTTGATACGTGGTCATCTCCACGAAGTACATGTGAAATTTGCATTAAGTGGTCATCAATTGCTACAGCAAAGTTATAAGTAGCTACTCCATCATTTTTTACGATTACGAAATCACCGAAGTCGTGTCCTTCAAATGATAATTCACCTTTAACCATATCATCAAATTTATAAGTTCTGTCTTGTGGAACACGAATACGGATAGATGGTTTTCTACCTTCTTTTTCAAATGCTTCTTGTTCTTCTTTAGTAAGATGAGCATGTTTTCCACTATAGCGTGGTGGTAATCCATTAGCAATTTGCTCTTCTCTTTCCGCTTCTAATTCTTCAGCAGTCATGTAACATTTATATGCTTTATCTTCAGCAATAAGTTGATCTGCATATTTTTGATAGATATCGATTCTTTCTGATTGACGGTAAGGACCGAACTCTTTTTCTTTTCCAATACCTTCATCATAGTCTAGACCTAGCCAATCCATATATTTAAGTTGGCTTCTTTCACCTTCTTCTTTATTACGTTTGAAGTCAGTATCCTCAATTCTTAGTACGAAGTCTCCACCGTAATGTTTTGCAAAAAGGTAATTAAATAATGCTGTTCTTGCATTTCCGATATGTAAATTTCCTGTTGGAGATGGTGCATATCTTACTCTTACTTTTGTCATAGTTATCTCCTTTTATCACTATTAATTATATTTATAATACTAAATTATTATATCACAAACTATATTCATATTTCAATGAAAGTTCAACAATTCACTAATAAAAGCCTTATCAATTGCTATATTTATGTTTCAATCACAAAAATTAATTAAATTTCTTATGCTCAGAAATTCATGAGAAACTAAACTTAATTCCAATTAAATAATACTTCTTCGTTTTTATATTGTTATTATTTAATAAAATTTAATAAATAAAACTAAGCAGTCTTTCAAAACTACTTAGTTTTTCTTTTTTATTTAAAGGGCTGATATAAAAGTCCTAAATTTTAACAAAGTGTATATGGGAACCCATAGACGCAGTGGTTTATTGATATCTAATAAACTGTGCGGGGATGACTCGACAAAATTAATTTCTTTGAAATCACGATTATTGAGTCATTCCCTCTTTAACTTCTACTGGACGTTTAAGATTTTTCACTATTAAATCAACCATTCTTTCAGCGCCATTCGGTTTTAAATGCACTTTATCTGGTTCAAATAAAGTAGTATTACCATTTGCTACCGAATACCAATCGATTATCGTTATATTAGAGTATTTTTCTTTTGCTTTTGTTAACTCTGAATTTACGGTTTTTTCCCAAGCTCTTGGTACTTTAACATTAACGAAGTAAATATCAGCTTTATCAAAAATCTTCACTAATTCATCAAGTTGGCTTTCAGTGAATGGTCCATTAGTTCCTAGTTGGAATATTATCGCTGAATTCTCATTGTTATATTGAACGTAATTTTTAGCTTCATCTACGGCCATATATAATTGTCGACCGATTTTACCATCGATAACAGCTCCTGGATATAACTCTTTAAATTTCTCTCCTATATCAACTGTCAGAGAATCTCCCATTACAACTACAGAACTATATTTCTTATTTGAATTATTTTTATCATTTTTATTTTCTTTGGTATCTTTATTCTCGTCAGTTGATTTATTTTGATTATTATCACTATTATTATTTTGATTATTTACAAATTGAGTTTCTTTATTGTTTTCCATTTCTTTTACAAATGCTGTTGAAAGGAATGGAACACCTTTCCCAAATATTCCCATCACAAATAGTAATGATACAACACCTATAATACTAGCGTATACTTTTCTTGCTTTTTTAGGACGTTTTACTATTTTTTTGTAAACTAGGTTAACGTAGTTTATAAATCCTAGTTTTCGCATTGGTGTCTCAACAAATACGTAGCTTATAATAGCTACAGCAAACGTAAGGATAATTCGTAGTATTACATATAAAATATTAGGATTACCAATTTCTGACACTGGTGTAGTCAACACTAATATTGGAAAATGCCATAAGTATAAACTATAAGAAATCTTACCAATAAATACAATTGGTTTGAATGATAATAGTTTTGACATTATAGTATGCTGTTTTCCACTACTAATAATAATTACTAACCCTAAAATAGCTACAAGTAGGAATCCTCCTCGATATAGCCAAGTATTATACTCTGAAGTATAAATCATGATTGTTATTAAGATAGCTATTGAAACAAACGATACTAAACTATAACGTATATTTTCTTTAGTCGTTACTCTCGTATTAAGTTTATCTATAGGATATAAAATCGCACCTACCACACCTACAAGTAATGAAAATGCTCTTGTGTCAGTTCCAAAATAAATTCTACTTATATTATTTATATCGAATAATAAAATATGCGTTATTAAAGATATAAGTACTAATCCTATAACAACATATAAAAAGGTCTTATTTAATTTATATGTTCCATCTTTGGCTTTCTTTTTCCCATTAAATATTAAAAATAATAACGGGAAAACCATGTAAAATTGTTCTTCAATTGCTAATGACCATAAATGTTTAAATGGACTTTGAGATCCAAAACTATCAAAGTAATCTAATTTATGGAATATATACCACCAGTTACTTGAATATATATAACCAAATATTGCATCAAGATGACTTTTACGTAGTAGTACATCATTGAATAGCACCATAACTATTAATCCTACAGTTATCATAAAATACACTGCTGGCAATAGACGTCTGGCCCTTCTTAAATAAAAATTATATAAATTTAGAGAACCTGTCTTTTTATATTCTTTAATAATCAATGAACTTATTAAATAACCTGATAAAACAAAGAATAGATCAACACCTAAGAAACCACCTGGTAGGTAATTTACATCGACGTGATAAATAATAACTGCTAATACTGCCAATGCCCTCAAGCTATCTATACTCGGAAGGTATTTTGATTTGTTATTACTCATTTCTACCTCCTCTAATCTTTAAACATCGCTAGTGCAACACGACCTCGTTCTTTGTCTACGTCAATAACATAAACATCAACAATTTGTCCTACACTCAACACGTCTAATGGGTTTTTAATATAATTTTTACTAATTTTTGAAATATGAACCATAGCATCTTTCTTAAGACCGATATCTATAAAAGCTCCAAACTGTGTAATATTTCTAACAGTTCCTGCTAATTTCACACCAATTTGCAGGTCATCTATTGTCAGAATATCTGATTTTAACAATGGTTTAGCAAATGATTCACGTTCATCACGTAATGGCTGTTTTAAATCTTTAATTATATCTTCTAGTGTTTCTAATCCTACACCGATTTTTTCAGCCAGTTCTTTCTTGTCTACAGCTTCCACAGTAGTTGCAAACTCTTCAGTTCCAACTTCCTTTGTAGATAATTTCAATTCTTTTAATAAATTTTCTGCAGCTTTATAACTCTCAGGATGGATACCTGTAGCATCAAAGATATTTTTACTATCCGATATTCTAAAGAATCCTACACATTGCTCATATGTTTTCTTACCTAATCTTGGTACTTTAGCAATTTCTTTAATAGTTTCTATTTTTCCATTTTCTTGGCGATAAGCCACAATATTCTTAGCTATTTGCTTATTAACACCTGAAACATATGATAATAAAGATACTGAGGCAGTATTAACATTTACCCCTACTTTATTTACCGCTGTTTCTACTACGAAAGTAAGCTCTTTTTCTAAAAACT
This is a stretch of genomic DNA from Gemella haemolysans. It encodes these proteins:
- a CDS encoding acyltransferase family protein, which codes for MSNNKSKYLPSIDSLRALAVLAVIIYHVDVNYLPGGFLGVDLFFVLSGYLISSLIIKEYKKTGSLNLYNFYLRRARRLLPAVYFMITVGLIVMVLFNDVLLRKSHLDAIFGYIYSSNWWYIFHKLDYFDSFGSQSPFKHLWSLAIEEQFYMVFPLLFLIFNGKKKAKDGTYKLNKTFLYVVIGLVLISLITHILLFDINNISRIYFGTDTRAFSLLVGVVGAILYPIDKLNTRVTTKENIRYSLVSFVSIAILITIMIYTSEYNTWLYRGGFLLVAILGLVIIISSGKQHTIMSKLLSFKPIVFIGKISYSLYLWHFPILVLTTPVSEIGNPNILYVILRIILTFAVAIISYVFVETPMRKLGFINYVNLVYKKIVKRPKKARKVYASIIGVVSLLFVMGIFGKGVPFLSTAFVKEMENNKETQFVNNQNNNSDNNQNKSTDENKDTKENKNDKNNSNKKYSSVVVMGDSLTVDIGEKFKELYPGAVIDGKIGRQLYMAVDEAKNYVQYNNENSAIIFQLGTNGPFTESQLDELVKIFDKADIYFVNVKVPRAWEKTVNSELTKAKEKYSNITIIDWYSVANGNTTLFEPDKVHLKPNGAERMVDLIVKNLKRPVEVKEGMTQ